A portion of the Tenacibaculum todarodis genome contains these proteins:
- a CDS encoding choice-of-anchor J domain-containing protein → MKKIFLLLAVFSMVFASCEPLEDINTEIDAQDSAIVGDIEYTLVDEDYDALDLSYGSFNSLDDAKDALPGFLTTNYPVLGNGSSALIGYKLYVGSADGISDYTNSDEHSLALEDYPSYLTDNAVAFYENENANDFLPAILEANYTAAVEGDVVLAKYNQYVGETVNGITEFYTADFAGAGTLLDYEAVSVSGDQVWEGTNYGAKVTGYASGVRNENEDWLISSDIDLSNFPNATFETTQIFNYGDPSEFSVLISTDYTGDVTTATWDVINLTNVPDGTSWTALTSDPYSLTSYNGETINIAFKYASTSSSAGTYEVVDASIKAAGVEGETVGVSNFYTFDGASWELSEGVYYLSNADFDAMGEGDDQPGQYDNFSSSISPDNYLPTFLGNKYPYAQEGDALNVIYKYYSSSTGAQLRGNLYTYTAGAWTAYQSTIDTTLQLAHDGVTWVPDNTIKYELVGADYDLIADTYRNEAGYESAVANLESYGNISTFNWEEEQIDAVINTVLNSNFSGMEEEQKFAVTIYVYDGSSHNITINYILEGGVYIRN, encoded by the coding sequence ATGAAAAAAATATTTTTATTATTAGCAGTTTTTTCAATGGTATTCGCTTCTTGCGAACCATTAGAAGACATTAATACTGAAATTGACGCTCAAGATAGCGCAATAGTAGGTGACATAGAATATACACTTGTAGATGAAGATTATGATGCGTTAGACTTATCTTATGGTAGCTTTAATTCACTAGATGATGCTAAGGATGCATTACCAGGTTTTTTAACAACAAATTACCCAGTTTTAGGTAATGGTTCTTCTGCTTTAATAGGTTATAAATTATATGTAGGTTCAGCAGACGGTATAAGTGATTATACAAATTCTGATGAGCATTCATTAGCACTAGAAGATTACCCATCTTACCTTACTGATAACGCAGTTGCTTTTTATGAAAATGAAAACGCAAATGATTTTTTACCAGCTATTTTAGAAGCTAATTATACAGCAGCTGTAGAAGGAGATGTTGTTTTAGCTAAATACAATCAGTATGTAGGAGAAACAGTAAATGGAATTACTGAATTTTATACAGCAGATTTTGCTGGAGCAGGAACTTTATTAGATTATGAGGCGGTAAGTGTTAGTGGAGACCAAGTTTGGGAAGGTACAAATTACGGTGCAAAAGTAACAGGGTATGCTTCAGGAGTACGTAATGAAAATGAAGATTGGTTAATTTCATCAGATATAGATTTATCTAACTTTCCTAACGCTACTTTTGAAACAACTCAAATTTTTAATTATGGAGACCCATCAGAATTTAGTGTTTTAATCTCAACAGATTATACAGGTGATGTAACTACTGCAACTTGGGACGTTATTAATTTAACAAATGTACCAGATGGAACTAGTTGGACTGCTTTAACGTCTGATCCATACAGTTTAACTTCTTATAACGGAGAAACTATTAATATAGCTTTTAAATATGCTTCTACTAGCTCAAGTGCTGGAACTTATGAGGTTGTTGATGCATCTATAAAAGCAGCCGGAGTAGAAGGTGAAACAGTAGGAGTTTCAAATTTTTATACTTTTGATGGTGCTTCTTGGGAGTTATCTGAAGGTGTTTACTATTTAAGTAATGCAGATTTTGACGCAATGGGAGAAGGAGATGACCAACCAGGTCAATATGACAACTTTTCAAGTTCAATTTCTCCTGATAACTATTTACCAACTTTCTTAGGAAATAAATACCCTTATGCACAAGAAGGAGATGCTTTAAATGTAATTTATAAATATTACTCTAGTTCTACAGGAGCTCAATTAAGAGGTAATTTATATACTTATACAGCAGGTGCGTGGACAGCTTATCAATCTACTATTGATACTACTTTACAGTTAGCACACGATGGAGTTACTTGGGTACCAGATAACACTATAAAATATGAATTAGTTGGAGCAGATTATGATTTAATTGCTGATACTTATAGAAATGAAGCAGGTTATGAATCTGCCGTTGCTAATTTAGAGAGTTACGGAAACATTAGTACTTTTAACTGGGAAGAAGAGCAAATTGATGCAGTAATTAATACTGTGTTAAATAGCAATTTTTCGGGAATGGAAGAAGAGCAAAAATTTGCAGTAACAATATACGTATACGATGGATCTTCACATAATATAACAATTAATTATATTCTTGAAGGCGGGGTTTATATTAGAAACTAA
- a CDS encoding TonB-dependent receptor, whose translation MRNFKNLLLIAMFFTSALVLGQTKITGIVVDETGEPLPGAGVLEQGTTNGTATDFDGKFILNTKSNSGTVVVSFVNYANKLVSFSSSNTNLGRIQLATDGNILDEIVVTATSFAIGRKTPVAVSTVKAADIEDKLGIQEFPEILKSTPGVYATKSGGGYGDGEINLRGFRTQNIAVMINGIPVNDMENGAVYWSNWAGLSDVTSAMQVQRGLGASKVAVPSIGGTINIISKSTDAEKGGSVRMSTGNDGFQKYGMTLSTGLMDNGFAVTASAAKVSGEGYVDGLQFEGFNYFLNVSKKINDNHKLSFNAIGTIQDHGQRYNRRTIAEYRATEQGGKRFNPDWGYRNGKVENSSFNFYHKPQISLNHDWVISDKTFLTTSVYASFGSGGGRRTQGTKFSNDSYRLGDIDQPIDFDRIVDENVANGVDGATDIFAASKNSHEWYGVLSTLKTDLSETLSLSGGLDARYYVGSHWYEVTDLLGGQYFYNDDLDEKTGGQALKVGDRFNKDYDGKVGRYGMFAQLEYSKDDLSVFLSSSLSNSTYSKVDRMSFGAENRESESASFIGYSTKGGANYNIDEKQNVFANVGYFSRAPIADNVFNSDYDVDLYEDAINERVFSAELGYGFKTQLFSANVNLYNTYWLDRFMTFSLPGADGEFITSNVTGLDALHQGIEIDFLFRPMDKLAITGMASLGNWTWKNDASATTFNDTTGELISSETVYAKDLKVSDAAQTTFALGLKYDLLEKTNISLDYNYAGDNYATMNVTGRTADSPEEADRTNTWKLPNYNLFDLGLRHGFEIGGLETTLTANLNNIFDVEYISDANNGPSSDYDTAQVYYGAGRTFSLGLKIKF comes from the coding sequence ATGAGAAATTTTAAAAATCTATTACTAATTGCGATGTTTTTTACATCAGCACTAGTTCTTGGACAAACAAAAATTACAGGTATCGTTGTTGATGAAACTGGCGAGCCTTTACCAGGTGCAGGAGTTCTTGAACAAGGAACTACTAACGGAACTGCTACTGATTTTGATGGGAAGTTTATTTTAAACACAAAATCAAATTCTGGAACAGTTGTAGTATCATTTGTTAACTACGCTAACAAATTAGTAAGTTTTTCTTCATCTAATACTAATTTAGGAAGAATTCAATTAGCAACTGATGGTAATATCTTAGATGAAATAGTAGTTACTGCTACTTCATTTGCAATAGGTAGAAAAACTCCAGTTGCAGTATCTACAGTTAAAGCAGCAGATATTGAAGATAAATTAGGAATTCAAGAATTTCCAGAAATTTTAAAGTCTACTCCAGGTGTTTATGCAACTAAATCTGGTGGTGGTTATGGAGATGGTGAAATTAACTTACGTGGATTTAGAACTCAAAATATTGCTGTTATGATTAACGGTATTCCAGTAAACGACATGGAAAATGGAGCTGTATATTGGTCTAACTGGGCAGGTTTATCAGATGTTACTTCTGCAATGCAGGTTCAAAGAGGTTTAGGAGCTTCTAAAGTAGCTGTTCCTTCTATTGGTGGTACAATTAATATTATTTCTAAATCTACAGACGCTGAAAAAGGTGGGTCAGTAAGAATGAGTACTGGTAATGATGGTTTCCAGAAATATGGAATGACATTATCTACTGGATTAATGGATAACGGATTTGCTGTTACTGCTTCTGCTGCTAAAGTATCAGGAGAAGGTTATGTAGATGGTTTACAGTTTGAAGGATTTAATTATTTTTTAAATGTTTCTAAAAAAATTAATGATAATCATAAATTATCATTTAATGCAATTGGAACAATTCAAGATCATGGACAAAGATATAACAGAAGAACAATAGCAGAATATAGAGCTACAGAACAAGGAGGTAAGAGGTTTAACCCAGATTGGGGTTATAGAAACGGTAAAGTAGAAAATTCATCTTTTAACTTTTACCATAAACCACAAATATCTTTAAATCATGATTGGGTAATTTCTGATAAAACGTTTTTAACTACATCTGTTTATGCTTCATTTGGTTCAGGTGGAGGAAGAAGAACTCAAGGAACAAAGTTTTCAAATGATTCTTATAGATTAGGAGATATAGATCAACCAATTGATTTTGATAGAATAGTTGATGAAAATGTGGCAAATGGAGTTGATGGAGCTACTGATATTTTTGCAGCTTCTAAAAACTCTCACGAATGGTATGGTGTATTATCAACTTTAAAAACAGATCTAAGTGAAACACTATCTTTGTCTGGAGGTTTAGATGCAAGATATTACGTGGGTTCACACTGGTATGAAGTTACAGATCTTTTAGGAGGTCAGTATTTCTATAATGATGATCTTGATGAAAAAACTGGAGGTCAAGCATTAAAAGTTGGAGACCGTTTTAATAAAGATTATGATGGTAAAGTAGGAAGATACGGTATGTTCGCACAATTAGAATATTCTAAAGATGATTTATCTGTATTTTTATCTTCATCTTTATCAAACTCTACTTACAGTAAAGTAGATCGTATGTCTTTCGGAGCAGAAAATAGAGAATCAGAATCGGCTAGTTTTATTGGATATAGTACAAAAGGTGGTGCTAACTATAATATAGATGAAAAACAAAATGTTTTTGCTAATGTTGGGTACTTTTCAAGAGCACCAATAGCAGACAATGTGTTTAATAGTGATTATGATGTTGACTTATATGAGGATGCAATTAATGAAAGAGTGTTTAGTGCAGAGTTAGGGTACGGTTTTAAAACACAATTATTTTCTGCAAATGTTAACTTATATAATACATATTGGTTAGATAGATTTATGACCTTTAGTCTTCCTGGTGCTGATGGAGAGTTTATTACTTCTAACGTAACTGGTTTAGATGCTTTACACCAAGGTATTGAAATAGACTTCTTATTTAGACCGATGGATAAATTAGCAATTACAGGTATGGCGTCTTTAGGAAATTGGACATGGAAAAATGATGCCTCTGCAACAACTTTTAATGATACAACAGGAGAGTTAATAAGTAGTGAAACAGTATATGCAAAAGATTTAAAAGTATCTGATGCTGCACAAACTACATTTGCTTTAGGTCTTAAATATGATTTATTAGAAAAAACAAATATTTCATTAGATTATAATTATGCAGGTGATAATTATGCTACAATGAATGTTACAGGAAGAACTGCAGATTCTCCAGAAGAAGCAGACAGAACTAATACTTGGAAGTTACCAAACTATAACTTATTTGATTTAGGCCTAAGACACGGTTTTGAGATTGGTGGTTTAGAGACAACACTAACTGCAAACTTGAATAATATATTTGATGTAGAATATATTTCAGATGCAAACAATGGTCCAAGTTCTGATTATGATACTGCACAAGTTTATTACGGGGCAGGTAGAACCTTTAGTTTAGGATTAAAAATTAAATTTTAA
- the pgi gene encoding glucose-6-phosphate isomerase, which yields MLKNINPTSTEAWKKLEAHFIETKELHLKDLFKDNPSRKDTFSISFNDVFVDYSKNRITEKTKELLLELAEEVELEDAISKYFYGDKINATEDRAVLHTALRSSSEDEVFVEGKDIKPKIQASLRKIRAFSNKVISGKWKGYTGKSITDIVNIGVGGSDLGPNMAVQALQFYKNKLNTHFVSNIDGDHVVEVLKKINPETTLFIVVSKTFTTDETIVNANTIKDWFLQQGPTIFDVSKHFVAVTANLTEVNNFGIPKENVFRLWDWVGGRFSIWSSVGLSISLSVGFDNFRELLNGAEEMDIHFKNEKLDRNIPVIMALIGIWYNNFYKSQTEVILPYSQYLYKLPVYLQQAIMESNGKGVDRNGNPVNYQTGNIILGSTGTNAQHAFMQLLHQGTKLIPSDFIGYKEPLFKVGNHHKKLMANFYAQTDALAFGQTRAEVHLGLKTSGNQDKINHLLPFKNFKGNRPSNSILFEKLTPNSLGKLIAIYEHKVFVQGVVWNIFSYDQFGIELGKELSKKYFDN from the coding sequence ATGTTAAAAAACATTAATCCAACTAGTACAGAAGCTTGGAAAAAATTAGAAGCGCATTTTATTGAAACAAAAGAGTTGCACCTTAAAGATTTATTCAAAGATAACCCGAGTAGAAAAGATACTTTTTCAATTAGTTTCAATGATGTTTTTGTAGATTATTCTAAAAATAGGATAACTGAAAAAACAAAAGAATTATTATTAGAATTAGCAGAAGAGGTTGAGTTAGAAGATGCTATTTCTAAATATTTTTATGGGGATAAAATAAATGCAACTGAAGATAGAGCTGTTTTACATACTGCATTAAGAAGTAGTTCAGAAGATGAAGTATTTGTGGAAGGAAAAGATATAAAACCAAAAATACAAGCTTCATTACGTAAAATTAGGGCATTTAGCAATAAGGTAATTTCAGGAAAATGGAAAGGATATACAGGTAAATCAATTACTGATATTGTTAATATTGGTGTTGGAGGTTCAGATTTAGGTCCCAATATGGCTGTACAGGCACTTCAGTTTTATAAGAATAAATTAAATACACATTTTGTATCTAATATTGATGGTGACCATGTTGTAGAGGTCTTAAAAAAAATAAACCCTGAAACAACACTATTTATTGTGGTTTCGAAAACGTTTACCACAGATGAAACTATAGTAAACGCAAATACAATTAAAGACTGGTTTTTGCAACAAGGCCCTACCATATTTGATGTTTCTAAACATTTTGTAGCAGTTACAGCAAACTTAACAGAAGTAAACAATTTTGGAATACCTAAAGAAAATGTTTTTAGGCTTTGGGATTGGGTTGGAGGTCGATTTTCAATTTGGTCTTCTGTTGGATTGTCAATATCGCTTTCTGTTGGATTTGACAACTTTAGAGAATTATTAAATGGAGCAGAGGAAATGGATATTCATTTTAAGAATGAAAAACTTGACAGAAACATTCCTGTAATTATGGCTTTGATTGGTATTTGGTATAATAATTTTTATAAAAGCCAAACAGAAGTAATATTACCATATTCTCAGTATTTATATAAGCTTCCGGTTTATTTACAGCAGGCTATAATGGAAAGTAATGGGAAAGGAGTTGATAGAAATGGGAACCCAGTAAATTATCAAACCGGTAATATAATTTTAGGAAGCACAGGAACAAATGCTCAACATGCATTTATGCAATTATTGCACCAAGGAACCAAGTTAATACCCTCAGATTTTATTGGTTATAAAGAACCATTATTTAAAGTTGGAAACCACCACAAGAAGCTAATGGCAAATTTTTATGCTCAAACAGATGCGTTAGCTTTCGGTCAAACTAGAGCAGAAGTTCACTTAGGACTTAAAACTTCAGGAAATCAAGATAAAATAAATCATCTTTTACCGTTTAAAAATTTTAAAGGGAACAGACCAAGCAATTCTATTTTATTTGAAAAATTAACACCAAATAGTTTAGGTAAACTAATTGCAATTTATGAACATAAGGTTTTTGTTCAAGGAGTTGTTTGGAATATATTTAGCTACGATCAATTTGGAATAGAATTAGGTAAGGAATTGTCAAAAAAATACTTTGACAATTAA
- a CDS encoding peptidoglycan DD-metalloendopeptidase family protein, whose product MRTYLIPIIAVFFFYSCKKDAIPAKITEVIKPIEIFEYGFKLNDFEVINDTIKTGESFGVIMDRHHVLYPKINKIASSIKDTFDVRRVRSGKPYTILASKDSLNKAQVFIYKHNKIDATIINFKDSTINAYTYKKPIKTVEKKIMGVVNSSFSVTMDNLGLRGNLTNEVADIYAWTLDFFKLQKGDTFKIIYEEKFINDTTFAGYGKIKAAVFNHKGKDLYAYRYVADSIKKIPEYFDDEASLLRRQFLKSPIKFQYRISSRYNLKRRIAHYGYRVRPHKGTDFAAPSNTPIMATANGTVIESRRSGGKGNYVTVKHNSTYTTKYFHMRRRKAKVGDFVKQGDIIGYVGTTGSSSGNHVCYRFWKNGREVDPFKQKLPSAKPMEEAIKPDYYEFIKPLKDKLDGISLDENNLENLIEEEHLIANN is encoded by the coding sequence TTGAGAACTTATTTAATCCCCATAATAGCAGTATTCTTCTTTTATTCTTGTAAAAAAGATGCTATTCCTGCAAAAATTACCGAAGTAATAAAACCTATTGAAATATTTGAATATGGTTTTAAATTGAATGACTTTGAGGTAATAAATGATACTATTAAAACGGGTGAAAGTTTTGGGGTTATAATGGATAGACATCATGTTTTATATCCAAAAATTAATAAAATTGCATCTTCAATAAAAGATACTTTTGATGTAAGAAGAGTACGCTCAGGAAAACCTTATACCATTTTAGCCTCTAAAGATTCTTTAAATAAAGCTCAAGTTTTTATTTATAAACATAATAAAATTGATGCAACAATTATCAATTTTAAAGACTCTACGATAAATGCTTATACCTATAAAAAACCAATTAAAACTGTAGAAAAAAAGATAATGGGCGTTGTAAATTCTAGTTTTTCTGTAACTATGGATAATTTAGGTTTAAGAGGGAATTTAACCAATGAAGTTGCCGATATTTATGCATGGACTTTAGATTTCTTCAAACTACAAAAGGGAGATACTTTTAAGATTATTTACGAAGAGAAATTTATTAATGACACAACTTTTGCAGGTTATGGAAAAATTAAAGCTGCAGTTTTTAATCACAAAGGAAAAGATTTGTATGCTTATAGATATGTTGCAGATTCCATAAAAAAAATTCCAGAGTATTTTGATGATGAAGCAAGTTTGTTACGTAGGCAATTTTTAAAATCTCCTATAAAATTTCAATATAGAATTTCATCTAGATATAATTTAAAAAGAAGAATTGCTCATTATGGATATAGAGTTAGACCACATAAAGGGACCGACTTTGCAGCTCCTAGCAACACTCCAATTATGGCAACAGCTAATGGAACTGTTATAGAATCTAGAAGGAGTGGAGGTAAAGGGAATTATGTAACAGTAAAGCATAATAGTACATATACAACAAAATATTTCCATATGAGGAGAAGAAAAGCAAAGGTAGGAGATTTTGTAAAACAAGGAGATATTATAGGTTATGTAGGTACTACAGGTAGTAGTAGCGGGAACCATGTATGTTATCGTTTTTGGAAAAATGGAAGAGAAGTAGATCCATTTAAACAAAAATTACCATCTGCAAAACCAATGGAGGAAGCTATAAAACCTGATTATTATGAATTTATTAAACCACTTAAAGATAAGTTGGATGGCATAAGTTTAGATGAAAATAATCTAGAAAACTTAATTGAAGAAGAACATCTAATTGCTAATAACTAA
- a CDS encoding DUF3108 domain-containing protein, whose protein sequence is MNKKILFITLLFLTTILSSQTKPQAFKDGEWLRYKMSYSGFLKAGSVELSVKEEELDGKKVFHSTAKGWTSGMVSWFFKVKDTYESFFDQVTGKPYFFKRNINEGGYKKKKEIRFNYSENKAFVKDVLKKKDTSVSISNVQDMISAFYYLRNQNTDNLKKGEAIKIDMFFDEKTYPFKLKFLGRETLKTKFGKVKTLKFRPIVQAGRVFKEQESVTVWITSDDNKIPIKMKASLSVGSLSAELEGYKGLANSFKIVFD, encoded by the coding sequence ATGAATAAGAAAATACTTTTTATTACACTATTATTCTTAACAACAATTCTCTCAAGTCAAACAAAGCCACAAGCTTTTAAAGATGGAGAATGGTTGCGTTATAAAATGAGTTATAGTGGTTTTCTAAAAGCAGGTTCTGTAGAGTTGTCGGTTAAGGAAGAAGAGTTAGATGGAAAAAAAGTTTTTCATTCTACAGCAAAAGGGTGGACATCTGGTATGGTAAGTTGGTTTTTTAAAGTAAAAGATACTTACGAAAGCTTTTTTGACCAAGTTACTGGAAAACCTTATTTTTTTAAACGTAATATTAATGAAGGTGGTTATAAAAAGAAGAAAGAAATTCGTTTTAATTATAGTGAGAATAAAGCCTTTGTTAAAGATGTTTTAAAGAAAAAAGACACATCGGTTTCAATATCAAATGTACAAGATATGATTTCTGCATTTTATTACTTAAGAAATCAGAATACAGATAACTTAAAAAAAGGAGAAGCTATTAAAATAGATATGTTTTTTGATGAAAAAACATATCCATTTAAATTAAAATTCTTGGGTAGAGAAACCCTTAAAACTAAGTTTGGGAAAGTAAAAACCTTAAAATTTAGACCAATTGTGCAAGCTGGTCGAGTTTTTAAAGAACAAGAAAGTGTTACAGTTTGGATTACTTCAGACGATAATAAAATACCAATTAAAATGAAAGCCTCATTATCTGTAGGTTCTCTGAGTGCGGAATTAGAAGGCTATAAAGGACTCGCAAATTCTTTTAAAATAGTTTTTGACTAA
- a CDS encoding tryptophan 2,3-dioxygenase family protein, with amino-acid sequence MSKDEILKAIEEKYSKLGVPIETMLEGLLHSTPITYWDYIQTDALLGLQIPRTTEKDEMVFIMYHQVNELLFKMILWEIDQISLSTKEITAEKFSKHLMRISRYFDMLCSSFSVMGEGMDVDQYLKFRNTLAPASGFQSAQYRKIEFASTELINLIDIRYRDTIDRNSSFRNAFEHLYWQAAGKNHKTGEKSILIQLFEKKYMGDFIDFMEDYNDCNLSKKFKQLPEEVQQNEELVKAMRHYDYTVNVKWVMAHYNAAGKYLGGGDKDLEATGGSNWRKYMHPKYQRRIFFPYLWSEEEIKNWGTF; translated from the coding sequence ATGAGTAAAGACGAAATATTAAAAGCAATAGAAGAAAAGTACAGTAAATTAGGTGTTCCAATAGAAACGATGTTGGAAGGTTTGTTACATAGTACACCAATTACGTATTGGGATTACATTCAAACAGATGCTTTATTGGGATTACAAATACCAAGAACAACAGAAAAAGATGAAATGGTTTTTATCATGTATCATCAAGTAAATGAATTGTTGTTTAAAATGATTTTATGGGAAATTGATCAAATTTCACTTTCTACTAAGGAGATTACCGCAGAAAAATTTTCAAAACATTTAATGAGAATTAGTCGATATTTTGATATGTTGTGTAGCTCTTTTAGTGTAATGGGAGAAGGAATGGATGTAGATCAGTATTTAAAATTTAGAAATACATTAGCACCAGCAAGTGGATTTCAATCAGCACAATACCGTAAAATTGAATTCGCTTCAACCGAACTTATCAATTTAATAGATATTCGTTATAGAGATACAATTGACAGAAACTCATCATTCAGAAATGCATTTGAACATTTGTATTGGCAAGCGGCAGGTAAAAATCATAAAACAGGAGAAAAATCTATTTTAATTCAGCTTTTTGAAAAAAAATACATGGGAGATTTTATTGATTTCATGGAAGATTATAACGATTGTAATTTATCTAAAAAATTTAAACAGTTACCTGAAGAAGTTCAGCAAAATGAAGAATTAGTTAAAGCAATGCGTCATTATGATTATACTGTAAATGTTAAATGGGTTATGGCTCATTACAATGCTGCGGGTAAATATTTAGGCGGTGGCGATAAAGATTTGGAAGCTACCGGAGGAAGTAACTGGCGTAAATACATGCATCCAAAGTATCAAAGAAGAATATTCTTTCCGTATTTGTGGAGCGAAGAAGAAATAAAAAACTGGGGAACCTTTTAA
- the hppD gene encoding 4-hydroxyphenylpyruvate dioxygenase: protein MSKKEIKSVNYGLEKIFEGAQDFLPLLGTDYVEFYVGNAKQAAHFYKTAFGFQSHAYRGLETGSTDSVSYVLTQDKIKLMLTTPLNSKSPINDHIVKHGDGVKIVALWVEDARQAYKETTSRGAKSYMEPTVEKDEHGEVVRAGIYTYGETVHMFVERKNYNGAFLPGFEKWESDYNPPAAGLKYIDHMVGNVGWNQMDVWVKWYEDVMGFENFLSFDDKQIHTEYSALMSKVMSNGNGRIKFPINEPAKAAKRSQIEEYLDFYEGAGVQHIAVATDDILKTVSQLRANGVEFLSTPPDEYYKSVPGRLEEFSHELKEDIEKLKGLGIMIDADEEGYLLQIFTKPVEDRPTLFFEIIQRMGARGFGAGNFKALFESIEREQEKRGTL from the coding sequence ATGAGTAAAAAAGAAATAAAATCAGTAAACTACGGTTTAGAAAAAATATTTGAAGGAGCACAAGATTTCCTTCCACTTTTAGGAACAGATTACGTTGAGTTTTACGTAGGTAACGCAAAACAAGCAGCGCATTTTTACAAAACAGCATTCGGATTTCAATCGCATGCATATCGTGGATTAGAAACTGGATCAACAGATTCTGTGTCTTATGTGCTAACACAAGACAAAATTAAGTTGATGCTAACAACACCGTTAAATAGTAAATCACCAATTAACGATCATATTGTAAAACACGGTGATGGGGTGAAAATTGTAGCACTTTGGGTAGAAGACGCAAGACAAGCCTATAAAGAAACAACTTCACGCGGAGCAAAATCTTATATGGAACCAACCGTAGAAAAAGACGAACACGGAGAAGTAGTAAGAGCAGGAATTTACACGTATGGAGAAACAGTACACATGTTTGTAGAGCGTAAAAACTACAACGGAGCCTTTTTACCAGGATTTGAAAAATGGGAATCAGATTATAATCCGCCAGCAGCAGGATTAAAATATATTGATCATATGGTTGGTAATGTTGGTTGGAATCAAATGGATGTTTGGGTAAAATGGTACGAAGATGTTATGGGGTTTGAAAACTTCTTATCATTTGATGATAAACAGATTCACACAGAATATTCGGCATTAATGAGTAAAGTAATGTCTAACGGAAATGGGAGAATTAAATTTCCAATTAACGAACCGGCAAAAGCAGCAAAACGTTCTCAAATTGAAGAATATTTAGATTTTTACGAAGGTGCAGGAGTTCAACACATAGCCGTTGCAACAGATGATATTTTAAAAACAGTATCACAATTAAGAGCAAATGGTGTAGAGTTTTTATCAACGCCACCAGATGAATATTACAAATCGGTTCCAGGAAGATTAGAAGAATTTAGTCACGAATTAAAAGAAGATATCGAAAAACTAAAAGGTTTAGGTATTATGATTGATGCCGATGAAGAAGGATATTTATTACAAATCTTCACAAAACCGGTAGAAGACAGACCAACCTTATTTTTTGAAATTATTCAAAGAATGGGAGCACGTGGTTTTGGAGCAGGAAATTTTAAAGCTTTGTTCGAATCTATAGAAAGAGAACAAGAAAAAAGAGGAACACTTTAA
- a CDS encoding four helix bundle protein, with product MKIWKLGIEIVDDVFGLLSEFPKDEKFGLRSQLSRCSVSIPSNIAEGSSRTDKSFLHFLDISLGSSFELETQLIIACNRNYINKEQLTKIEVKIQEFQKMTMGFQNKL from the coding sequence TTGAAGATTTGGAAATTAGGAATCGAAATTGTTGATGATGTTTTTGGACTTTTAAGTGAATTTCCTAAAGATGAAAAATTCGGATTAAGATCTCAATTAAGTAGATGTTCTGTTTCTATTCCAAGTAATATTGCAGAAGGTTCATCAAGAACTGATAAATCTTTTTTGCATTTTTTAGATATCTCTTTAGGTTCTTCTTTCGAACTTGAAACTCAATTAATAATAGCGTGCAATAGAAATTATATAAATAAAGAACAATTAACAAAGATTGAAGTAAAAATTCAAGAATTTCAAAAGATGACAATGGGTTTTCAAAACAAACTCTAA